From a single Microcella sp. genomic region:
- a CDS encoding restriction endonuclease gives MTAADTSEPKAWLVRGSKNSGFDQWMLEQGLTGIDFREIPDLSTVGDLASMRDLVREVMPHLTPGAVGNYAAQLFAFASRIAIGDLVILPVRHSGKLAFGVVTGNYSYRVGDGTLNHVRSVDWRLTDISRTAINQDLLYSLGAFSTVVQISRNDAAWRFWQIAKGAETDPGARGGKTPTSVSSEAEAVDSDDAIAEEGFDILRYSKDRVLGRIRELFAGHRLSELVAAILEAEGMTCKVSPPGADGGIDIIAGSGVLGISAPTIIVQVESQPSHVGSEVLDQLGGVVGQHQADHGLLVAMGGLTKPAKEKVAMQRLKVAVWDEEEVLSRIYKHYSVLPEEIKKDIPLTLAWVIDETGAP, from the coding sequence ATGACGGCAGCCGACACCTCTGAACCCAAAGCCTGGCTCGTTCGGGGGTCCAAGAATTCAGGCTTCGACCAATGGATGCTGGAGCAGGGCCTCACGGGAATCGACTTCCGTGAAATCCCAGACCTTTCGACAGTGGGCGATCTGGCTTCAATGCGCGACTTGGTTCGCGAAGTCATGCCGCACCTCACGCCTGGTGCAGTCGGAAACTACGCCGCGCAACTCTTCGCATTCGCAAGCCGAATCGCGATAGGGGACTTGGTGATTTTGCCCGTACGCCACTCAGGGAAGTTGGCGTTCGGAGTGGTCACCGGCAACTACTCGTATCGCGTCGGAGACGGAACGCTGAATCACGTACGGAGCGTAGATTGGCGGCTCACCGACATTTCCCGCACCGCGATCAACCAAGATCTCCTGTACTCGCTCGGCGCATTCAGCACTGTGGTTCAGATCTCTCGGAACGATGCTGCCTGGCGCTTCTGGCAGATCGCGAAGGGAGCCGAAACCGACCCCGGCGCTCGTGGCGGCAAGACGCCAACCTCAGTTAGCTCTGAAGCCGAAGCAGTCGATTCAGACGATGCGATTGCCGAAGAAGGTTTCGATATTCTGCGCTACTCGAAAGACCGAGTGCTGGGTCGTATTCGCGAACTCTTCGCCGGGCACAGACTCTCGGAACTTGTCGCAGCGATCCTTGAGGCGGAGGGGATGACCTGCAAAGTGTCGCCGCCCGGCGCTGACGGGGGAATCGACATCATCGCAGGATCAGGTGTGTTGGGCATCTCCGCGCCGACGATCATCGTGCAGGTCGAGTCACAGCCGTCGCACGTCGGTTCGGAGGTTCTTGATCAACTCGGCGGTGTTGTCGGGCAGCACCAGGCGGACCACGGTCTTCTCGTCGCCATGGGTGGTCTCACCAAGCCGGCGAAAGAAAAGGTGGCGATGCAGCGTCTCAAAGTCGCTGTGTGGGATGAAGAAGAAGTTCTGAGCCGCATCTACAAGCACTACTCCGTATTGCCCGAAGAGATCAAGAAGGACATTCCGTTGACGCTCGCGTGGGTGATCGACGAGACGGGGGCGCCCTGA
- a CDS encoding GIY-YIG nuclease family protein — translation MRELLAPRIFVVRPEAISRRSRVPNVAGVYAWYFNQAPSGVPLEGTHVQSEWHLLYVGISPRRPRLVDGKPSSGKIRRRIRTHYGSDASRSTLRFSLGALLCRDLDLQLQLSDQSGRWTFGPGETRLSAWMATHTKVCWLEHAEPWLVEDALIATVPLALNLDSNSSGYFYSELRSARAALRDARQVTL, via the coding sequence ATGAGGGAGCTGCTGGCGCCCCGGATTTTTGTGGTCCGCCCCGAAGCCATCAGCCGACGTTCACGGGTGCCAAACGTCGCCGGTGTTTATGCGTGGTACTTCAACCAGGCGCCTTCAGGCGTGCCGCTTGAAGGCACACATGTGCAAAGCGAGTGGCACCTCCTTTACGTCGGAATCTCACCTCGTCGGCCACGTCTCGTGGACGGCAAGCCAAGTTCCGGCAAGATCCGACGCAGGATCCGAACTCACTACGGAAGTGACGCGTCGCGATCAACACTGCGATTCTCTCTCGGGGCATTGCTCTGCCGTGATCTAGATCTTCAATTGCAGCTGAGCGATCAATCAGGCCGTTGGACCTTTGGACCAGGCGAGACTCGCTTGAGCGCCTGGATGGCAACTCACACCAAGGTTTGTTGGCTTGAGCACGCTGAGCCATGGCTTGTCGAAGATGCGCTCATCGCCACGGTGCCGCTCGCGCTCAATCTGGATTCGAACTCCAGCGGTTATTTCTACAGCGAGCTGAGGTCAGCTCGTGCCGCGCTCAGGGATGCCCGCCAGGTGACTCTGTAG
- a CDS encoding nuclease-related domain-containing protein, translated as MPSEAAVGARLDGLASESIRVMHDRRIPRSKANIDHIVVTPGGVWVIDTK; from the coding sequence GTGCCCAGCGAGGCGGCCGTGGGGGCTCGGCTTGACGGGCTGGCGTCGGAGAGCATCCGGGTCATGCATGATCGGCGCATTCCGCGCTCGAAGGCCAACATCGACCACATCGTGGTGACGCCCGGCGGGGTGTGGGTGATCGACACCAAGTGA
- a CDS encoding HepT-like ribonuclease domain-containing protein, whose amino-acid sequence MSRSTDQRVADILEAIDRCARYVDALSSEDRDIADMAEDAVERYLQIIGEAAKHLPAELTDAHPEIAWPQIRGFRNILVH is encoded by the coding sequence GTGAGTCGCAGCACCGATCAACGCGTCGCCGACATCCTCGAGGCGATCGATCGGTGCGCGCGATACGTCGATGCCCTCTCGAGTGAAGACCGAGACATTGCAGACATGGCCGAAGACGCCGTCGAACGCTACCTGCAGATCATTGGCGAAGCTGCGAAGCACCTTCCCGCAGAGTTGACCGACGCCCACCCTGAGATCGCGTGGCCGCAGATCCGCGGCTTCCGCAACATCCTGGTTCACTAG
- a CDS encoding nucleotidyltransferase family protein, with protein MSMTVATPASLALRELLEARRPEFDALLKKYNATQPRLFGSVARGDAGPDSDIDIVVTMNAADGNLLMRASGLMEETRSLFGRDDIDVFPEQLLKPSISAAALADAVAL; from the coding sequence ATGTCGATGACCGTCGCCACTCCTGCGTCGCTCGCCCTGCGCGAGCTCCTTGAGGCGCGCCGACCCGAGTTCGACGCACTTCTCAAGAAGTACAACGCCACCCAGCCCCGCCTCTTCGGGTCAGTCGCTCGGGGTGACGCTGGCCCTGACAGCGACATCGACATCGTCGTGACGATGAACGCTGCCGACGGCAACCTGCTCATGCGGGCCTCTGGTCTCATGGAGGAGACGCGTTCACTGTTCGGGCGCGATGACATCGACGTTTTCCCCGAGCAACTCCTCAAGCCATCCATCTCAGCAGCGGCACTGGCTGACGCGGTCGCATTGTGA
- a CDS encoding nuclease-related domain-containing protein — protein MTADDVNAPGTSAQREYERRKANDEARTRAKWGKLGGLAVALSDEKQSTKAWSTGAAGEAAVGARLDGVATESIRVMHDRRIPRSKANIDHIVVTPGGVWVIDTKRYAGKAPEKRVEGGIIRPRVELLIYRGGDKTKLVDGVLKQVAHVQDAVGEVPVFGVLCFVDSDWGFFADAFTVNGVHVVWPRKLASMIEKSVEPVIDVAVVAEQIAQRFVRA, from the coding sequence ATGACTGCCGACGACGTCAACGCCCCCGGAACCTCAGCCCAGCGCGAGTACGAGCGCCGCAAAGCCAACGACGAGGCTCGCACTCGTGCGAAGTGGGGCAAGCTTGGCGGCCTGGCCGTCGCGCTTTCTGACGAAAAGCAGAGCACGAAAGCCTGGAGCACGGGAGCTGCCGGCGAGGCGGCCGTGGGGGCTCGGCTTGACGGGGTGGCGACGGAGAGCATCCGGGTCATGCATGATCGGCGCATTCCGCGGTCGAAGGCCAACATCGATCACATCGTCGTGACGCCCGGCGGGGTGTGGGTGATCGACACGAAGCGGTATGCGGGCAAGGCGCCCGAGAAACGGGTGGAGGGCGGCATCATTCGACCGCGAGTCGAGCTGCTGATCTATCGGGGCGGCGACAAGACGAAGCTCGTCGACGGGGTGCTCAAGCAGGTGGCGCACGTGCAGGATGCGGTGGGCGAGGTGCCGGTGTTCGGCGTGCTGTGCTTCGTCGACTCTGACTGGGGGTTCTTTGCTGACGCGTTCACGGTCAACGGGGTGCACGTGGTGTGGCCGCGCAAGCTGGCGTCGATGATCGAGAAGAGTGTGGAGCCGGTGATTGACGTGGCCGTGGTCGCGGAGCAGATCGCGCAGCGGTTCGTGCGAGCGTGA
- a CDS encoding helix-turn-helix domain-containing protein produces MTQSFDDLAQRARRSWSDDAARVYEAAADTFRAELNARAALGAQLKAARTAHGLSQPALAELSGLQQAEISRIETGVANPTADTLVRLASALQLTLTLQPTVSGVRV; encoded by the coding sequence ATGACTCAGTCGTTCGACGATCTCGCACAGCGCGCGCGCCGCTCGTGGTCCGACGATGCCGCTCGTGTCTACGAGGCCGCGGCTGACACGTTCCGCGCCGAGCTAAACGCTCGCGCCGCATTGGGTGCGCAGCTCAAGGCAGCCCGCACCGCACATGGACTCAGCCAACCGGCTCTAGCCGAGCTGAGCGGCCTGCAACAGGCCGAAATCAGCCGCATCGAGACCGGGGTCGCCAACCCGACTGCAGACACGCTCGTGCGCCTCGCTTCGGCTCTCCAGTTGACCCTGACGCTTCAGCCGACCGTTTCGGGGGTGCGCGTCTGA
- a CDS encoding TetR/AcrR family transcriptional regulator, which produces MADRQTPSPTRSRILSAAAAMLADNPAATLSVRAVAERAGVSTGSLRHFFPTQRDLIDAVVAAITAIQPTEELESALHDTTRPAVDRLVDLLRGALRDTIGDDSARERWRSALAASEPTRTDDQAAPTLALERLALRRIAGWVTTLHAEAADESDAGALLFDAETGARFLGTVLTGLVTEQALPGSLARAAHHDSTLRIAATAVLTTRR; this is translated from the coding sequence ATGGCCGACCGCCAGACCCCGAGCCCCACGCGCAGCCGCATCCTGTCGGCCGCCGCCGCGATGCTCGCCGACAACCCCGCCGCAACCCTCAGCGTTCGCGCCGTCGCTGAGCGGGCCGGCGTGAGCACCGGCTCACTGCGCCACTTCTTTCCGACGCAACGAGACCTCATCGATGCGGTCGTCGCGGCCATCACGGCCATCCAGCCCACCGAGGAACTCGAGAGTGCGCTCCACGACACCACACGCCCCGCCGTCGACCGACTCGTCGACCTGCTGCGCGGCGCACTCCGCGACACGATCGGCGACGATTCTGCACGCGAGCGATGGCGTTCCGCGCTGGCGGCTTCTGAACCCACGCGCACCGACGATCAAGCAGCGCCCACTCTCGCCCTCGAACGCCTCGCGCTGCGACGCATCGCGGGATGGGTGACAACACTGCACGCCGAAGCCGCCGACGAATCCGACGCGGGCGCCCTGCTCTTCGACGCAGAAACAGGCGCGCGGTTTCTCGGCACCGTGCTCACCGGGCTCGTCACCGAGCAGGCACTACCCGGAAGCCTCGCTCGGGCTGCCCACCACGACAGCACCCTGCGCATCGCCGCCACCGCTGTACTCACGACTCGGCGTTGA
- a CDS encoding LysR substrate-binding domain-containing protein encodes MPAPYPELLRVAFVPGVTPGKWERIWRERRPRGRLDLIPMHQDAALAALTEGTAHMALLRDAAADETWHAIALYREAPVVVAPKGSLVAGLDSVSLADLASLDDVVVLPVDLIGGDAADAVELVGANVGVAVMPQSVARATSRKDVVARPLTDGAETGISLVWPTVGGHPLVDEFIGIVRGRTANSSR; translated from the coding sequence ATGCCCGCCCCGTACCCCGAGCTGCTGCGCGTCGCCTTCGTGCCCGGCGTCACCCCGGGCAAGTGGGAGCGCATCTGGCGCGAGCGTCGGCCCCGCGGCCGTCTCGACCTGATTCCGATGCATCAGGATGCTGCGCTCGCCGCCCTCACGGAGGGCACCGCCCACATGGCGCTGCTACGCGATGCCGCCGCGGACGAGACCTGGCACGCGATCGCGCTCTACCGCGAGGCGCCCGTCGTCGTCGCGCCGAAAGGCTCGCTCGTCGCCGGACTCGACAGCGTGAGCCTCGCCGATTTGGCGTCGCTCGACGATGTCGTCGTGCTGCCCGTCGACCTGATCGGCGGCGACGCCGCCGACGCCGTGGAACTCGTCGGCGCGAACGTCGGCGTCGCCGTCATGCCCCAGTCAGTGGCCCGAGCGACCTCGCGCAAAGACGTCGTCGCGCGCCCGCTGACCGACGGGGCCGAGACGGGCATCTCGCTCGTTTGGCCGACGGTCGGAGGACATCCGCTGGTCGATGAATTCATCGGCATCGTGCGGGGGCGCACGGCGAACAGCTCGCGGTAG
- a CDS encoding DUF5997 family protein — protein sequence MTDPEREDRRQQPKPKKEQLLSPATAAKKLGLFLPATPDEFQATPITRTQLNALNDSPPEWLTTLRREGPHPRDEVSRRLGVSNSALARAGVSDHMTTEEIRALLADRPEWLVAEREKHVPGSGRIPGTAVGERPARAEVADDDDD from the coding sequence ATGACCGACCCCGAGCGCGAAGACCGCCGCCAGCAGCCGAAACCGAAGAAAGAGCAGCTGCTCAGCCCCGCGACCGCCGCAAAGAAGCTCGGCCTGTTCTTGCCGGCGACGCCCGATGAGTTTCAGGCGACCCCGATCACGCGCACGCAGCTGAACGCCCTCAACGACAGCCCGCCCGAATGGTTGACGACTCTGCGCCGCGAGGGCCCGCACCCGCGCGACGAGGTCTCGCGCCGCCTGGGCGTCTCGAACTCGGCGCTCGCTCGTGCCGGAGTCAGCGACCACATGACGACGGAAGAGATTCGTGCCCTGCTCGCCGACCGGCCCGAGTGGCTTGTCGCCGAGCGCGAGAAGCACGTTCCGGGCTCGGGGCGCATTCCGGGCACGGCTGTCGGCGAGCGGCCCGCGCGGGCCGAGGTCGCCGACGACGACGACGACTGA
- a CDS encoding serine hydrolase domain-containing protein: MPTESEVDALAAARSPFTGVVSIDVDGEPELVKAYGFAHRAHQVPNTPDTRIAIASGSKVFTALAVLSLVEEGVLALDTPVRSILNSDLPLIDDRVTIEHLLTHHSGIGDYIDEDGDFEVDDYVLSVPVHTLDQTEAFLPVLDGFEQAFTPGEGFAYCNGGYMVLALVAERASGTPFHDLVQTRVFDKAGMSRSGYLRSDDLPADAALGYLDDEGNRTNVLHLPVRGNGDGGAYATAGDLTIFWRALLDGRIVSHQTVAEMTRPRAEVPDEDKRSGMGLFLLLDRDALVIEGYDAGASFRSTHDPETQRTVSILGNSSEGAWSLIYGLGV, from the coding sequence ATGCCCACCGAGTCTGAGGTCGACGCCCTCGCCGCCGCGCGCTCACCCTTCACCGGAGTCGTCAGCATCGACGTCGACGGTGAGCCCGAACTGGTCAAGGCCTACGGCTTCGCGCATCGGGCGCATCAGGTGCCCAACACGCCTGACACGCGCATCGCGATCGCGAGCGGTAGCAAGGTGTTCACGGCGCTCGCGGTTCTGAGCCTCGTGGAGGAGGGGGTGCTCGCCCTCGACACACCCGTGCGCAGCATCCTGAACAGCGACCTGCCTCTCATTGACGACCGCGTGACGATCGAGCACCTGCTCACGCACCACAGCGGCATCGGCGACTACATCGACGAAGACGGCGACTTCGAGGTCGACGACTACGTGCTGTCGGTTCCCGTGCACACGCTCGATCAGACCGAGGCGTTTCTGCCCGTGCTCGACGGCTTCGAGCAGGCGTTCACGCCGGGGGAGGGCTTCGCCTACTGCAACGGCGGCTACATGGTGCTCGCGCTCGTGGCCGAGCGGGCGAGCGGCACCCCGTTCCATGACCTCGTGCAGACCCGAGTGTTCGACAAGGCGGGAATGTCGCGATCGGGCTACCTTCGCTCCGACGACCTGCCGGCGGATGCTGCGCTCGGCTACCTCGACGACGAGGGCAACCGCACCAACGTGCTGCACTTGCCCGTGCGGGGCAACGGCGACGGTGGCGCGTACGCCACCGCGGGCGACCTGACGATCTTCTGGCGGGCGCTGCTCGACGGCCGCATCGTCTCGCACCAGACGGTCGCCGAGATGACTCGGCCGCGCGCCGAGGTGCCCGACGAAGACAAGCGCAGCGGTATGGGCCTGTTTCTGCTGCTCGACCGCGATGCTCTGGTGATCGAGGGCTACGACGCCGGCGCGTCGTTTCGCAGCACCCACGACCCTGAGACGCAGCGCACGGTCTCGATTCTCGGCAACAGTTCTGAGGGTGCGTGGAGCCTCATCTACGGGCTCGGTGTCTAG
- a CDS encoding Nramp family divalent metal transporter, with the protein MTRLIRGETPEAPRGRQRWGWFAPGLLWMISSVGSGSVLFTPRIGAQYGYELLWVAVIVVALMWVMIREVGRYTVVTGRSILEGFSELPGPRGWAIWAVFLPGIVAGVAVIAGVAALAASALIIALPGSITLYGSIILIVSSAIVLFGRYRTVESIAAAMSIVLILSVVITALVVGPDLSAFGAGLIPGLPSDPDWYFIMPWVGFILAGAGGILWYSYWVAARGFGGTVFDENTDQNTLTASSSDERLQGDERVERLRHWVRVMSATALAGVATGGVVIIAFLILGAELLKPEGIVPEGITVAEDLARLLGQVWGDIGFWVLIVSVIIALWGTVLSNQDGWPRTFADSVLVLTAGDTEDDADRGSLRARLRPLMHRAVLHRASVVVLVTIAPLIVLLVVEDPVAILSVGGIVTAALTPLLVVLTLTINVTHLPRSLQPGWVMRALMVVAALFFGAFAVVYFADLFGVALL; encoded by the coding sequence GTGACCCGACTGATTCGAGGCGAGACGCCTGAGGCGCCGCGTGGCCGTCAACGCTGGGGGTGGTTCGCACCCGGGCTGCTGTGGATGATCTCGTCGGTCGGGTCGGGCTCTGTACTGTTCACGCCCCGCATCGGCGCGCAGTACGGCTACGAACTTCTGTGGGTTGCGGTCATCGTGGTCGCCCTGATGTGGGTCATGATTCGTGAGGTCGGCCGATACACCGTCGTCACGGGCCGGTCGATTCTCGAGGGCTTCAGCGAACTACCGGGCCCGCGCGGATGGGCTATCTGGGCGGTCTTTCTTCCGGGAATTGTGGCCGGGGTGGCCGTCATCGCTGGCGTCGCCGCTCTCGCCGCCAGCGCGCTCATCATCGCTCTTCCGGGCTCGATCACACTGTACGGCTCGATCATTCTCATCGTGTCGAGCGCGATCGTGCTCTTCGGACGCTACCGAACCGTCGAGTCGATCGCTGCGGCCATGTCGATCGTGCTCATTCTGTCGGTGGTCATCACCGCACTCGTTGTGGGGCCCGACCTCAGTGCCTTTGGCGCGGGACTCATACCCGGGCTGCCCTCTGACCCTGACTGGTACTTCATCATGCCGTGGGTGGGCTTCATCTTGGCCGGCGCTGGCGGCATTCTCTGGTACTCCTACTGGGTCGCTGCGCGCGGATTCGGGGGCACGGTGTTCGACGAGAACACCGATCAGAACACTCTCACCGCGTCGAGCTCAGACGAGCGCTTGCAGGGTGACGAACGCGTCGAGCGGCTGCGGCACTGGGTGAGAGTGATGAGCGCCACCGCGCTCGCCGGCGTCGCCACGGGCGGGGTCGTCATCATCGCCTTCTTGATTCTGGGTGCCGAGCTGCTCAAACCCGAAGGCATCGTTCCCGAAGGCATCACGGTCGCCGAAGATCTCGCGCGGCTACTCGGCCAGGTGTGGGGCGATATCGGCTTCTGGGTACTCATCGTGTCTGTCATCATCGCGCTGTGGGGCACAGTGCTGTCGAATCAAGACGGTTGGCCACGCACGTTCGCCGACTCGGTGCTCGTGCTCACGGCCGGTGACACCGAAGACGACGCTGACCGCGGGAGCCTGAGAGCCCGCCTGCGCCCTCTGATGCATCGCGCAGTTCTGCATCGCGCCTCGGTCGTGGTCTTGGTGACGATCGCCCCTCTCATCGTGCTGCTGGTCGTCGAAGACCCTGTCGCCATTCTCTCGGTCGGCGGCATTGTCACGGCAGCGCTCACCCCGCTGCTCGTGGTGCTCACTCTGACGATCAACGTCACGCATCTGCCGCGATCGCTTCAGCCCGGGTGGGTGATGCGCGCGCTCATGGTCGTCGCCGCCCTGTTCTTTGGGGCGTTCGCCGTCGTCTACTTCGCCGATCTGTTCGGGGTCGCGCTGCTCTAG
- a CDS encoding DUF1697 domain-containing protein, producing the protein MRHVALLRNVNVGQKGNPTTAQILAAFVDAGLTDAQTYQSNGTVVFSAAADAAEPLAQDAVVALARATGLEREVFTRSLESLQPVVEQHGYAPDARLRELTLHDGPALRSDDLAVLDVERRARCTLLDSGPGWAVVLNHVPDQGNATPLVERLIGSPASSRGMPTIARLLEKFGEST; encoded by the coding sequence ATGCGACACGTCGCCCTGCTGCGCAATGTCAACGTGGGCCAGAAGGGCAACCCCACCACGGCCCAGATTCTCGCGGCCTTCGTCGACGCCGGGCTGACCGACGCGCAGACCTATCAGAGCAACGGCACGGTCGTGTTCTCGGCGGCCGCCGATGCGGCAGAGCCGCTGGCTCAGGATGCCGTCGTCGCGCTCGCGCGCGCCACCGGTCTCGAGCGCGAGGTCTTCACGCGGTCGCTCGAGTCTCTGCAGCCCGTCGTCGAACAGCACGGATACGCCCCCGACGCGCGCCTGCGCGAGCTCACCCTGCACGACGGGCCGGCCTTGCGCTCCGATGACCTCGCAGTGCTCGACGTCGAGCGCCGAGCCCGGTGCACCCTGCTCGACTCGGGCCCTGGCTGGGCCGTGGTTCTCAACCATGTGCCCGACCAGGGCAACGCGACTCCGCTCGTCGAGCGCCTCATCGGCAGCCCAGCGAGCTCTCGGGGCATGCCGACGATCGCGCGCCTGCTCGAGAAGTTCGGCGAATCGACCTAG
- a CDS encoding lysylphosphatidylglycerol synthase transmembrane domain-containing protein codes for MASQGVGRRAVIVRLLQALVTIVLLVLLWQVADGADALQVLLSANPWFMLAALAALTLHTVLAAERWRLTAGALGLTLGRGHALREYYLAQLVNQTVPGGVVGDAGRAVRSREQAGLTVAAQAVIVERFAGQVAVLATMIIAVTVTALIPGGLDWPGWMLGLAAAITLASLAGLGLLLAARFVPGRFGVRVAELSRTAAIALVGRRLWLPQLALSAGTTASILTAFAFSALAIGLSLPFGAIVALVPLVLLTMLIPITISGWGLREGAAAALLPLAGATASESLAASVLFGLLGLVAVLPGAAFVWMSARSRREPARVPNG; via the coding sequence GTGGCGTCGCAAGGCGTAGGCCGCCGCGCCGTCATCGTGCGGCTTCTGCAGGCGCTCGTCACGATCGTGCTGCTCGTGCTGCTCTGGCAGGTCGCCGACGGCGCCGACGCGCTGCAGGTACTGCTCAGCGCCAACCCGTGGTTCATGCTCGCCGCCCTCGCTGCGTTGACCCTGCACACCGTGCTCGCCGCCGAGCGCTGGCGCCTCACCGCCGGCGCCCTCGGGCTCACCCTCGGCCGAGGCCACGCTCTGCGCGAGTACTACTTGGCCCAGCTCGTCAACCAGACCGTGCCGGGCGGAGTCGTCGGCGATGCTGGGCGGGCGGTGCGCAGCCGCGAGCAAGCCGGGCTCACCGTCGCGGCGCAGGCCGTGATCGTCGAGCGCTTCGCCGGGCAGGTCGCCGTTCTCGCCACCATGATCATCGCGGTCACCGTCACCGCCCTGATTCCGGGCGGCCTGGACTGGCCGGGCTGGATGCTCGGCCTCGCCGCCGCGATCACCCTCGCCTCGCTCGCCGGGCTTGGCCTGCTGCTCGCCGCCCGGTTCGTGCCGGGGCGCTTCGGGGTACGCGTGGCCGAGCTCTCGCGCACGGCGGCTATCGCCCTCGTCGGCCGTCGGCTCTGGCTGCCCCAATTGGCGCTCAGCGCCGGAACCACCGCGAGCATCCTCACCGCCTTCGCCTTCAGCGCGCTCGCGATCGGGCTCAGCCTGCCGTTCGGGGCGATCGTCGCGCTCGTGCCCCTCGTCTTGCTGACGATGCTCATACCCATCACGATCAGCGGCTGGGGGCTGCGCGAGGGCGCCGCGGCTGCGCTGCTTCCGCTCGCGGGCGCGACGGCGAGCGAGAGTCTCGCGGCGAGCGTGCTGTTCGGGCTGCTGGGGCTCGTCGCTGTGCTGCCCGGCGCTGCGTTCGTGTGGATGAGCGCGCGGTCTCGACGCGAGCCCGCTCGCGTACCGAACGGCTAG
- a CDS encoding CDP-alcohol phosphatidyltransferase family protein yields the protein MSATSASPAPLARRIYPMRATDAPVHRFAVLAPVGLAIVAVLGLTAFSTAGSLAVGAGIAAYTVGAIVFGAKLRRHHDHARLGLANAVTLLRLALVSSLVIPLVGLAPAPIAIIVVATISLSLDGVDGWLARRQGLSSRFGGSFDMEVDSVFALVLAALAVVVGGAPWIVLLLGLPRYLFFIAGAIWPWLYDPLPPRYSGKVVAVIQMITLIVLQLPGLPHALAIALTVGVLGALGWSFGRDIVWLWRRKA from the coding sequence ATGAGCGCGACCTCGGCGAGCCCCGCGCCCCTGGCTCGGCGCATCTACCCGATGCGTGCCACCGACGCGCCCGTGCACCGGTTCGCGGTGCTGGCCCCCGTGGGCCTCGCCATTGTCGCTGTGCTGGGTCTCACGGCGTTCAGCACGGCGGGGTCCCTCGCAGTCGGCGCGGGCATTGCGGCCTACACGGTCGGGGCGATCGTCTTCGGGGCGAAACTTCGGCGGCACCACGACCACGCTCGACTGGGGCTCGCGAACGCCGTCACCCTGCTGCGGCTCGCCCTCGTGTCGTCGCTCGTCATCCCCCTGGTCGGGCTGGCACCGGCGCCGATCGCGATCATCGTGGTCGCCACGATCTCGCTGAGCCTCGACGGCGTCGACGGGTGGCTCGCCCGGCGTCAGGGGCTGTCGTCGCGGTTCGGCGGCAGCTTCGACATGGAGGTCGACTCGGTCTTCGCCCTCGTGCTCGCCGCCCTCGCTGTCGTGGTTGGCGGCGCACCGTGGATCGTGCTGCTGCTCGGCCTGCCGCGCTACCTGTTCTTCATCGCCGGCGCGATCTGGCCGTGGCTCTATGACCCCCTGCCGCCGCGCTACAGCGGCAAAGTGGTCGCGGTGATCCAGATGATCACGCTCATCGTGCTGCAACTGCCCGGGCTGCCGCATGCACTCGCTATCGCTCTCACGGTCGGCGTGCTCGGCGCACTCGGCTGGTCGTTCGGCCGCGACATCGTGTGGCTGTGGCGTCGCAAGGCGTAG
- the msrA gene encoding peptide-methionine (S)-S-oxide reductase MsrA: MIGKRSTDSGAITQQPGAETAVLAGGCFWGMQDLIRRQPGVLSTRVGYTGGRNEHATYRHHPGHAEAVEIVFDPAVTTYRDVLAFFFQIHDPTTVDRQGNDVGSSYRSAIFTVTPEQEAVARETIADVDASGLWPGHAVTTVEPAGAFWHAEEVHQDYLMKNPGGYTCHFPRAGWVLPARDEQTAS, encoded by the coding sequence ATGATCGGAAAGCGCAGCACCGACAGCGGTGCGATCACGCAGCAGCCCGGCGCTGAGACCGCGGTGCTGGCCGGCGGATGCTTCTGGGGCATGCAAGACCTGATCCGGCGCCAGCCGGGCGTGCTGAGCACGCGCGTGGGCTACACGGGCGGACGCAACGAGCACGCCACCTACCGCCACCATCCCGGGCACGCCGAGGCGGTCGAGATCGTCTTCGACCCCGCGGTGACGACCTACCGCGACGTGCTGGCGTTCTTCTTTCAGATTCACGACCCGACCACGGTCGACCGGCAGGGCAACGACGTGGGCAGCAGCTACCGCTCGGCGATCTTCACGGTCACGCCCGAGCAGGAGGCCGTTGCCCGCGAGACGATCGCCGATGTCGACGCCTCGGGCCTGTGGCCCGGCCACGCGGTGACGACCGTCGAGCCCGCCGGGGCGTTCTGGCACGCCGAAGAGGTGCACCAGGACTACCTCATGAAGAACCCCGGTGGCTACACCTGCCACTTTCCGCGAGCGGGGTGGGTGCTGCCCGCCCGCGACGAGCAGACTGCCTCGTGA